The bacterium genome includes the window CGCCATCTGCAGGAATTAAAAACCGAATTCCCGCAGTTTGTACTCCTGTATAGACATATCGGCCTCCGGTTGCTCGCTCTGGCGCGGCGGCAATCCCCTGACGCCGATTTATCCAAGATGGAAGAGCTGTTTGCCGATGAATTTTGAAATACGCGACCGGCTGTTCTTAGAAGCGCAGGAAAGACGTTCGCTTTCACCGCTGGCCGCCAGAAGCGAGGACTATCACCGTACGCGGCGCTATTCAGAGCCGGAGCATCCCTATCGCACTGCTTTTCAGCGCGACCGCGACCGCATCATCCACTCCCGGGCTTTTCGCCGCCTGAAACACAAACGTCAGGTTTTTCTTACTCAATCGGGCGACCACTATCGCACGCGACTGACGCACACACTGGAAGTGGCGCAGCTCAGCCGCACCCTGGCGCGCAGCCTCGGCCTCAACGAAGATTTGACTGAAGCGATCGCCCTGGGCCATGATCTCGGACATACGCCCTTTGGCCATGTGGGCGAGATCGTTCTGCACAAGATCATGAGCGGCCGCGATGACCTGGACGGTGTGCTGCCCACCGGCGTCGCCGCCGGCGGCTACAAGCATAATTACCAGAGTCTTAGGGTGGTGGATGTGATCGAAAAAAAATACCGCTGGGAGGGGTTGAATCTCACCGCCGCCGTGCGCGAAGGGCTGCTGAAACACACCCGCCTGCGCCGCAGCGAGCTCAACTACCCTGATTTCCATCTTGAAGGACTGCACTATGAACAGGATCCCGCCGCCACGTTGGAAGGCCAGCTGGTGGCGGTGAGCGACGAGATCGCGCAGCGCACCCATGATCTGGAGGACGGCATCCGCGCGCAATATGTCACGCTGCGTCAGGTGCGCGAACTGGACATCATGAAAAGGGTGGAGGCGGCCTCAGCGCCGGGGCAACCCGTCTTGGTGCACGAGTATTTGCAACGCAATCATCTCATCCGCAGCCTGATCAATTTTCTGGTGACGGATGTGCAGCACGAAACACAGCGGCGCGTCAATGCGTCGGGCGCGACCGGCGATGGATTTCACACGCTGATGGCATGGTTCAGCGCCCCAGTCCATCCGCTTCAGGAGGAGCTGGATCAATTCATCGACCGTTACGTGATTCGCACTACGGTGGAGCGGCACAGCGACGACCGTGCGGTGGACATCATCCGCACGCTTTTCAAGGCCTATTATCGAACGCCGCAATTGCTGCCGGCCTGGCGGCTGCAAACGTTGCCGTTACCCGACGATGGAAACGTCGCCTCGCTTCCTCAACCGGAGTGGCATATTTTTCTCAGAGCCATTTGCGACTATATCGCGGGGATGAGCGACCATTTTGCTGAAACCGAGTACACCAGGATAGAGAGCGTTCTGCATGAGTCTTGAGCTGCGTCTGGAGAAAATTTCCTTTCATTATGCCGGCATCGCCGCTTCTGCGGCGCCGGTTCTGCGTGATGTGTCGTTCACCCTGGCCGAAAAGAAGTGCATGGCTATTGTCGGTCCCAGCGGTTCCGGTAAAACCACCCTGATCCAGCATTTCACCGGCTTGCTCCGTCCGACCAGCGGTCGCGTTCTGGTGGATGGGGCTGATATTCATGGCAAAAAATACCCTCTGACCGCGTTGCGGCGGCGCATCGGATTGGTGTTCCAGTTTCCCGAAGCACAGCTGTTTGAAGAGACTGTGTATCGCGATGTGGCGTTCGGGCCGACCAATCTTGGGCTGAGCGTCGAAGAGATCGATCTTCGAGTACGGAACGCCCTCATGCTGACCGGTCTGGACGCTGATTCCTTTGTCGGCCGCTCGCCTTTTCGTCTGAGCGAAGGAGAAAAGCGCAAGGTCGCCATCGCCGGCGTCCTGGCCATGCAGCCGGAGATGATCATTCTGGACGAGCCCACCGCAGGCCTGGATCCGGTCGGCGTACAGAGCATGGCCGCCATCCTGGAAGCCCTGGTTGACCGCGGGACCACGCCGGTGTTCATCACTCACCACATGGATCTGGTCGCTGAGGTTGCACAGCGTGTGCTGGTGCTTTCGGCGGGCAGTGTGATCTTTGACGACACGCCGGAACAGCTGTTTAAAAATACCGCGGTGCTGGAAAAAGCGAAACTGGATTTACCGAATTTCATTCAAGAGTTTGCCGCATACCGGCCCTCTCTGCCCGCAGCTCTGCAATCGGTGCACACCTATCGTCAACTCGTGCATAGGCTGCAGCAGCATCCACTATCCCGCCCCAGCTAGTCGCCGCACCGCCCCTTACGAGTGTTCGGAAATAATACAAGCGGATTATTCTAATCCACTCTTTGGCTGAAGAGCGCGGTCCGCCATTCGCCGCTGGGATTGTTTAAAGGATAACTATATGATATTATTGCAACTGTTTTTTTACAATCTTTTGGATTTTTGGCAAAAAATTTGCTTATGTTTTAGCGAAAAATACGGGCGGGGCGCAAAGAGGTGAGGTCGTCATGTTTGAAACCTTGGGTGAGATTGACATCGAAGAACTGGATTATGATCTTTTAGAACAGATCAAACCTAAATCCCAAACCCATTTCTCCGGTTTTGAGTTATACTACCCCAAACTGAGTAAATCCCCAGAGATCCAAAAAATCTACTCTCTGATCAACAAAGTGGCGGTGAGCAATGCGTCGGTTTTGATCCAGGGGGAAACGGGTTCAGGCAAGGAGTTGATCGCCGGCGCCATTCAGGCCCTCTCTCTGCGAGCCGACAAACCGTATGTCACGGTCAATTGCGCCGCCATTCCCGAACATCTGTTGGAAAGCGAGTTGTTCGGCCATGACCGCGGTGCGTTCACCGGCGCGGTGACCACTCACATCGGCAAATTCGAACAGGCCGACGGCGGCACCCTGTTTCTCGATGAAATCGGCGACATGCATCCGACCACCCAGGCCAAAATTCTCCGTGTGCTGCAGGAGCAGAGTTTTACCCGCATCGGCGGACAGAAGGTGATCCGTGTCGACGTGCGTATCATCGCCGCCACCAACAAGGACCTGTGGCAGGAGATCGAAAGCGGCCGGTTTCGTCCGGATCTGTATTACCGACTCAATGTGGTGACCGTGCAGGTTCCACCCCTGCGCGAGCGGCGTGAAGACGTGCCGCTGTTGGCGGACTATTTCAAGAAAAAATTCGCCGCCGAGTTGAAAAAGAATATCGGCAATTTCACCCCAGAGGGCATGGAATTGCTTGCCAATCATTCCTGGCCGGGAAATATCCGCGAGCTGCGCAATTTAATCGAACGGGCGGTGCTG containing:
- the dgt gene encoding dNTP triphosphohydrolase encodes the protein MNFEIRDRLFLEAQERRSLSPLAARSEDYHRTRRYSEPEHPYRTAFQRDRDRIIHSRAFRRLKHKRQVFLTQSGDHYRTRLTHTLEVAQLSRTLARSLGLNEDLTEAIALGHDLGHTPFGHVGEIVLHKIMSGRDDLDGVLPTGVAAGGYKHNYQSLRVVDVIEKKYRWEGLNLTAAVREGLLKHTRLRRSELNYPDFHLEGLHYEQDPAATLEGQLVAVSDEIAQRTHDLEDGIRAQYVTLRQVRELDIMKRVEAASAPGQPVLVHEYLQRNHLIRSLINFLVTDVQHETQRRVNASGATGDGFHTLMAWFSAPVHPLQEELDQFIDRYVIRTTVERHSDDRAVDIIRTLFKAYYRTPQLLPAWRLQTLPLPDDGNVASLPQPEWHIFLRAICDYIAGMSDHFAETEYTRIESVLHES
- a CDS encoding energy-coupling factor transporter ATPase, with the translated sequence MSLELRLEKISFHYAGIAASAAPVLRDVSFTLAEKKCMAIVGPSGSGKTTLIQHFTGLLRPTSGRVLVDGADIHGKKYPLTALRRRIGLVFQFPEAQLFEETVYRDVAFGPTNLGLSVEEIDLRVRNALMLTGLDADSFVGRSPFRLSEGEKRKVAIAGVLAMQPEMIILDEPTAGLDPVGVQSMAAILEALVDRGTTPVFITHHMDLVAEVAQRVLVLSAGSVIFDDTPEQLFKNTAVLEKAKLDLPNFIQEFAAYRPSLPAALQSVHTYRQLVHRLQQHPLSRPS
- a CDS encoding sigma-54-dependent Fis family transcriptional regulator; the protein is MFETLGEIDIEELDYDLLEQIKPKSQTHFSGFELYYPKLSKSPEIQKIYSLINKVAVSNASVLIQGETGSGKELIAGAIQALSLRADKPYVTVNCAAIPEHLLESELFGHDRGAFTGAVTTHIGKFEQADGGTLFLDEIGDMHPTTQAKILRVLQEQSFTRIGGQKVIRVDVRIIAATNKDLWQEIESGRFRPDLYYRLNVVTVQVPPLRERREDVPLLADYFKKKFAAELKKNIGNFTPEGMELLANHSWPGNIRELRNLIERAVLVTNSGEDITPKDLALTGKDYFAAGGRDRRREERGPSLPSLRLEELERMAVTIALERSKWIQKDAAELLGISPRALNYKVSQLGIAHAGWRKNVV